The following nucleotide sequence is from Pseudonocardia abyssalis.
GATCTCGGTGATCTCCTCGGTGACCGACGCGACGCAGTGCTCGCAGGTCATGCCGGTGACGGTCCAGGTGTGCTCGGTCATGTCGTTTCCTTCCTCTACGAACGGACGAGGCGCGCGATGGCCGCGCTGGCCTCGGCGACCTTGTCGTCGGCCGCCTGCCCTCCCTGGGCGACGGCCTCGGAGACGCAGTGGCGCAGGTGCTCGTCGAGCAGGCCGAGTGCCACTGCCTCCAGCGCCTTCGTGGCGGCGGAGACCTGCGTGAGGA
It contains:
- a CDS encoding metal-sensitive transcriptional regulator; the protein is MNGYAQDKDAYLKRMKRIEGQVRGIAKMIEDDKYCIDVLTQVSAATKALEAVALGLLDEHLRHCVSEAVAQGGQAADDKVAEASAAIARLVRS